A genome region from Magnolia sinica isolate HGM2019 chromosome 8, MsV1, whole genome shotgun sequence includes the following:
- the LOC131254177 gene encoding protein FAR1-RELATED SEQUENCE 5-like: MLSVFDFSIRKEHVRKHDGLIYFCQWVCWREGYRDKRHFGRTNGVRKERAITRVGCKASRTAVKEKNGKWIVKEFVEEHNHETVASPMVHLLRSHRSFGDIVTAQLKNLRNAGAPTNVVMSYLTEEIGRNRNIGITSRDCKNWMGSERKNIPKTGDEQVVLDYCVRMKDKDTNFFYEFQVNDENRMTTLFWVDSRARMDYDCFGDVVKFDTTYKTNRYGMPFAPFTGVNHHRQPVFFGCAWLLDETESSFIWLIQTWLKAMHGRHPVSIITDEDAAIAGAIAKVLPNIRHCFCLCHISQNVAKNLSHLYRKGNDFAKAFSKVVSTKGSIENFESRWVSLLIDYNLSDNHWLRSMYDKRHQWVLVFLRDTFFANMLMTKRSESMTNFFYGYVHAKTTFHEFVNQYERALKDRRGAEIEEDFKAIHSEPVLKSLSLMEKEAAQIYTISMFERFKKELDKREQYIAEKVEENDTSCIYKVTKYQEKIERSSEENITTYSVTFNTLET, from the coding sequence ATGCTAAGCGTGTTTGATTTTAGCATTCGAAAGGAACATGTCCGAAAGCATGATGGCTTGATATATTTCTGTCAATGGGTATGCTGGAGAGAAGGCTATCGTGATAAAAGACATTTTGGTAGAACCAATGGAGTAAGGAAGGAAAGAGCAATTACAAGAGTAGGTTGTAAGGCATCACGCACAGCAGTGAAGGAAAAGAATGGTAAATGGATTGTAAAGGAGTTTGTTGAGGAGCATAACCATGAAACTGTTGCTTCCCCAATGGTTCATTTGCTTAGATCGCATAGAAGTTTTGGTGATATTGTGACAGCTCAATTAAAGAATTTGAGAAATGCAGGCGCACCAACAAATGTCGTGATGTCCTATTTAACTgaagaaataggaagaaataGAAATATTGGAATCACCAGTAGAGACTGCAAAAATTGGATGGGTTCTGAGCGAAAGAATATTCCTAAAACAGGTGATGAACAAGTTGTATTAGACTATTGTGTGCGAATGAAAGATAAAGATACAAATTTCTTTTACGAATTTCAAGTAAATGATGAAAATCGTATGACAACTTTGTTTTGGGTCGATTCACGAGCAAGGATGGATTATGATTGCTTTGGTGATGTGGTGAAATTTGATACGACATACAAGACAAATAGGTATGGTATGCCATTTGCACCATTCACAGGAGTAAATCATCACCGACAGCCTGTCTTTTTTGGTTGTGCATGGTTGTTAGATGAGACGGAATCTTCATTTATTTGGTTAATTCAGACATGGTTGAAAGCAATGCATGGGCGCCATCCCGTCTCTATAATTACAGATGAAGACGCAGCCATAGCAGGAGCAATTGCAAAGGTGCTACCAAATATACGTCATTGTTTTTGTTTGTGCCACATCTCTCAAAATGTGGCTAAGAATTTATCACATTTATATAGGAAAGGTAATGATTTCGCAAAAGCATTCTCTAAAGTGGTCTCTACAAAAGgttcaattgaaaattttgaatcacgTTGGGTGTCATTGCTAATAGATTATAATTTGAGTGACAATCATTGGCTCCGATCAATGTATGATAAACGTCATCAATGGGTGCTGGTATTTCTGCGAGATACTTTCTTTGCTAACATGTTGATGACAAAAAGAAGTGAGTCTATGACTAACTTTTTTTATGGTTATGTTCATGCAAAGACCACTTTTCATGAGTTTGTTAATCAATATGAAAGAGCACTTAAAGATCGCCGTGGGGCTGAAATTGAGGAAGATTTCAAGGCAATTCACAGTGAACCAGTTTTGAAGTCACTGTCACTCATGGAAAAAGAGGCAGCACAAATATATACGATATCAATGTTTGAAAGGTTTAAAAAGGAATTGGACAAAAGAGAGCAATACATTGCAGAGAAAGTTGAAGAGAATGACACAAGTTGCATATATAAGGTGACTAAATATCAAGAGAAGATTGAAAGATCTTCAGAAGAAAACATCACAACATACAGTGTCACCTTTAACACTTTGGAGACTTGA